The following coding sequences lie in one Methylotuvimicrobium alcaliphilum 20Z genomic window:
- a CDS encoding metallophosphoesterase: MNTIHKSRRSFLKTAGAAALGSTLPISLIELAFADTAENFTFAYISDAHIQHIEGTRFVRNWDRGLIRAVAETNLLVPKPDFVFFGGDLAQLGTKAELDHGAEIMSALRYKVHYVMGEHDYYLDLGDYWEQLFGAQYYSFNHKGVHFIVLNSIRTYDDWTFNRWPSNEQRMLEMAGLDNPNGSPFMVGEEQRNWLKSDLSKVAKTTPIVVLSHSPLQKIFKGWNFWTEDAEEIQALLKPFDKVSVIYGHVHQIQYNQIGNISFNSVMATAWPWPYPQSYAQAEQYLPKLTVPMNRADPFFERDATGWQFINTSNGNVDLHYTLYNNTARSVIYNTKTKQPEDSAYQSEDARIPPQTHF; the protein is encoded by the coding sequence ATGAATACGATCCATAAAAGCCGCCGGAGTTTTTTGAAAACAGCGGGAGCCGCAGCCCTTGGCAGCACGTTACCGATCAGCCTGATTGAATTGGCTTTTGCCGACACGGCCGAAAACTTCACGTTCGCCTATATTTCCGATGCCCATATTCAGCATATCGAAGGCACGCGTTTCGTCCGCAATTGGGACCGGGGACTGATTCGCGCAGTGGCAGAAACTAATCTACTGGTACCGAAGCCCGATTTCGTGTTTTTCGGCGGGGATTTGGCCCAACTCGGCACGAAAGCCGAATTGGATCACGGGGCCGAAATCATGTCGGCATTGCGCTATAAAGTCCACTATGTGATGGGCGAGCACGACTATTATCTCGACCTCGGCGACTATTGGGAGCAACTGTTCGGCGCGCAATATTACAGCTTCAATCATAAGGGCGTGCATTTCATCGTATTGAATAGCATCCGAACTTACGACGACTGGACTTTCAACCGCTGGCCGAGCAACGAACAGCGTATGCTGGAAATGGCCGGACTCGACAATCCGAACGGATCGCCGTTCATGGTCGGCGAGGAACAAAGAAACTGGCTCAAATCCGATTTATCCAAAGTCGCCAAAACTACACCGATCGTCGTGTTATCGCATTCGCCGCTGCAAAAAATCTTCAAAGGCTGGAATTTCTGGACCGAAGACGCCGAAGAAATCCAAGCCTTACTCAAGCCCTTCGATAAGGTATCGGTTATATATGGCCATGTACATCAAATCCAATACAACCAAATCGGCAACATCAGCTTCAACTCGGTCATGGCCACCGCATGGCCGTGGCCCTATCCGCAGTCTTACGCTCAAGCCGAGCAATATCTACCGAAATTAACCGTCCCGATGAACCGTGCCGATCCTTTTTTCGAGCGCGACGCAACCGGTTGGCAGTTTATCAATACCAGTAACGGCAATGTCGATCTGCATTACACGCTGTATAACAACACCGCGCGTTCGGTGATCTACAATACTAAAACCAAACAACCGGAAGACAGCGCTTATCAAAGCGAAGACGCACGCATTCCGCCGCAAACGCATTTCTAG
- a CDS encoding cytochrome-c peroxidase has translation MRNSLVLTLGIAVLFGCEQSTETPKTDPLEPSTSPPPQTQTAPTIRYSEEDKLLGLPPVPIPENNPQTPGKIALGDKLFHDKRFSIDGTVSCGNCHDENKTFTDNLPVSVGHSGKTGTRNAPTVLNAAFYHSQFWDGREPDLENQAKQPFINPVEHGLPNHDPILDIVRSDPDYQQSFQDVFEVAGDALTIDHVVQAIASFERTLVTGNSPFDRFYFKGETDAMTDAQIRGFNLFIGQGRCVSCHVIEQDNATFTDSRFHNIGIGIDLIEQDIPALSQAFLEAKYQGKDVDIMVLTDPKSSELGRFAVTDELNKIGAFKTPTLRNVELTAPYMHDGSVKTLREVMVHYNNGGVSDAGARVNDFLSGGIRPLNLTGAQIDDLVEFMKALTSPKKPAEPESALAVN, from the coding sequence ATGCGCAACTCACTCGTATTGACGCTCGGCATTGCCGTTTTGTTCGGTTGCGAGCAATCGACCGAGACACCGAAAACCGACCCGCTCGAGCCTTCTACTTCTCCCCCTCCGCAGACTCAGACCGCTCCTACAATCCGCTATTCCGAAGAAGACAAACTACTAGGTTTACCGCCGGTTCCCATCCCCGAAAACAATCCGCAAACACCGGGCAAGATCGCGCTCGGCGACAAACTTTTTCACGACAAACGCTTTTCGATCGACGGCACGGTCAGTTGCGGGAATTGCCATGACGAAAACAAAACCTTTACCGACAATCTACCCGTCTCAGTCGGCCACAGCGGCAAAACCGGCACACGCAATGCGCCGACGGTGCTGAACGCGGCCTTTTATCATTCCCAATTTTGGGACGGGCGCGAACCCGATCTCGAAAATCAAGCGAAACAGCCGTTCATCAACCCGGTCGAACACGGCCTGCCCAATCACGACCCGATTCTCGATATCGTCCGTAGCGATCCGGATTATCAACAGTCTTTTCAAGACGTCTTCGAAGTTGCAGGCGATGCGCTGACGATCGATCATGTCGTACAAGCGATCGCCAGTTTCGAGCGTACTCTTGTCACCGGCAACTCGCCGTTCGACCGTTTCTATTTCAAAGGCGAAACCGATGCGATGACCGATGCGCAAATTCGCGGCTTCAACTTATTCATCGGACAAGGCCGGTGCGTCTCTTGCCATGTGATCGAGCAAGATAATGCGACCTTCACCGACAGCCGCTTTCACAATATCGGTATCGGCATCGATCTTATCGAGCAAGACATTCCGGCCTTGTCGCAAGCCTTCCTCGAGGCGAAATATCAGGGTAAAGACGTCGATATCATGGTACTGACCGATCCGAAATCGTCGGAACTCGGCCGCTTCGCGGTCACCGACGAATTGAACAAGATCGGCGCATTCAAGACGCCGACGCTACGCAATGTCGAATTAACCGCGCCCTACATGCATGACGGCAGCGTGAAAACCTTGCGCGAAGTCATGGTGCATTACAACAACGGCGGCGTCTCGGATGCCGGCGCGCGCGTCAACGATTTCTTGAGCGGCGGCATACGTCCGCTCAACTTAACCGGTGCGCAAATCGACGATTTGGTCGAGTTCATGAAAGCATTGACCAGCCCTAAAAAACCGGCCGAACCCGAATCGGCTCTAGCGGTTAATTGA